The following coding sequences lie in one Vespa velutina chromosome 24, iVesVel2.1, whole genome shotgun sequence genomic window:
- the LOC124957016 gene encoding transcription activator MSS11 isoform X2, which yields MPCRPSQPVPLWGGMRIPSPRTKAEAVVFAVMANPEVLRINGKNAEDPEKRSSLIELMLDFVEAMNVGLIFLRRYTILKDRDITGELKEVWNAVQARRDREQPPPQQETWIDAQPPVPQYPQYQDQQQQTQKQQQDYTSQQQQPPQYHSSIAYGRAISSDNMHYDGYGYQSQKSVIPPNDQMYQSSQIVSQQYGNVTRIAQDRYNYRERGRDTLVQNIPQQSCPAYPAPQYQFQQLPRQMMPQYVNSNVHPNTNLGYGPPTNTSVNPNMPAAFQSYITNPMYQQRMDNTIHVDIRRMQQQQQQQQQQIHINHAQQVPQYEPAGDWQTVNVLRLGRPHMGVIQKNTVSKRQVNSPTHSKQASCTNCHNKSTTENVTKPKSPVKVLQRELSSSGDRQDNTNYYVITDNSKTMRREKVYTEEIRNLRPTNDVTRDNEGKKFNECSSSIESNDTSKKSNDSYTSLSTSNTRKTINSNENNQDNGKQQQDTKDFDLPTVSQMIADQNFSSRCRIIVGRIKHKDNNVDNNRTIWPRFASDQKNDSPKRSQTNVNSIINPGMSNNEETSSIKKKTTNGQQPKGKNAKAYCENDDIQQGYTILKKTETIVQDDVINDIAQISIQDCKDGTEVISPVLS from the exons ATGCCATGTAGACCTTCCCAACCTGTGCCACTTTGGGGAGGTATGAGAATACCATCTCCACGTACAAAAGCAGAAGCTGTGGTTTTTGCTGTAATGGCTAATCCAGAGGTGCTACGTATTAACGGGAAGAATGCAGAAGATCCAGAA AAACGTTCGTCCCTAATAGAACTCATGCTGGATTTCGTAGAGGCAATGAACGtaggattaatatttttgaggCGGTACACGATTTTAAAAGATCGTGATATAACCGGTGAATTGAAGGAGGTATGGAATGCGGTTCAGGCTCGGCGGGACCGAGAACAACCACCTCCTCAACAAGAGACTTGGATTGACGCACAACCACCTGTACCACAGTATCCTCAATATCAAGATCAACAACAGCAAACCCAAAAGCAACAACAAGATTATACTTCACAGCAGCAACAACCACCACAATATCATTCTAGTATTGCATATGGTAGAGCAATAAGTAGCGATAATATGCATTACGATGGTTATGGTTATCAATCGCAAAAGTCTGTCATTCCACCGAACGATCAGATGTACCAATCGAGCCAAATAGTATCCCAACAATATGGTAACGTAACGCGAATAGCGCAAGATCGTTACAATTATAGAGAACGTGGTAGAGACACTCTCGTACAGAATATTCCACAACAGAGTTGTCCAGCTTATCCAGCGCCACAGTATCAATTTCAACAATTACCTAGGCAAATGATGCCACAGTACGTAAACTCTAATGTACATCCAAACACTAATTTAGGATATGGTCCACCAACGAACACCAGTGTCAATCCAAATATGCCAGCTGCGTTTCAATCGTATATAACTAATCCGATGTATCAACAACGAATGGACAATACGATACACGTCGATATTCGTAGAatgcaacagcaacaacaacaacaacaacaacaaatacACATAAATCATGCGCAACAAGTGCCTCAGTATGAACCAGCGGGAGATTGGCAGACCGTCAACGTATTAAGACTGGGTAGACCGCACATGGGCGTTATTCAAAAGAACACCGTAAGTAAGAGACAAGTGAATTCACCAACTCACAGCAAACAGGCCTCCTGCACGAATTGCCATAACAAATCTACGACTGAGAACGTTACGAAACCGAAGAGTCCGGTTAAGGTATTACAACGGGAATTGTCATCGTCAGGAGATCGACAGGATAATACGAATTATTACGTGATAACGGATAATAGTAAAACAATGAGAAGGGAAAAGGTATACACCGAGGAAATAAGAAACTTGCGACCGACGAACGACGTTACCAGGGacaatgaaggaaagaaatttaacgAATGTTCTTCGAGCATCGAATCAAACGATACGTCCAAAAAATCTAACGACAGTTATACCTCTTTATCAACATCGAATACAcgaaaaacaattaattccAACGAAAACAATCAGGATAATGGGAAACAACAACAGGATACGAAGGACTTTGATCTACCAACTGTTAGTCAAATGATAGCCGATCAAAATTTTAGTTCAAGATGTCGAATAATAGTTGGAAGAATTAAGCATAAGGATAACAACGTTGATAACAACAGAACGATATGGCCTCGTTTTGCCTCCGATCAAAAGAATGATAGTCCTAAACGATCGCAAACAAACGTTAACAGTATCATTAATCCAGGTATGTCGAATAACGAGGAGACATCTTCGATTAAGAAAAAGACTACCAATGGTCAACAGCCGAAGGGCAAAAATGCCAAAGCATATTGTGAAAACGATGATATTCAACAGGgatatacgatattaaaaaaaaccgAGACAATTGTTCAAGATgatgttattaacgatattgcTCAAATATCTATTCAAGACTGTAAAGACGGCACCGAGGTTATCAGTCCTGTGCTATCGTGA
- the LOC124957016 gene encoding probable basic-leucine zipper transcription factor Q isoform X1: MTEGSATRMKRNGARIFKNPPQPHMCIRDFIQGTTGPCYVNVLSWDRIAMPCRPSQPVPLWGGMRIPSPRTKAEAVVFAVMANPEVLRINGKNAEDPEKRSSLIELMLDFVEAMNVGLIFLRRYTILKDRDITGELKEVWNAVQARRDREQPPPQQETWIDAQPPVPQYPQYQDQQQQTQKQQQDYTSQQQQPPQYHSSIAYGRAISSDNMHYDGYGYQSQKSVIPPNDQMYQSSQIVSQQYGNVTRIAQDRYNYRERGRDTLVQNIPQQSCPAYPAPQYQFQQLPRQMMPQYVNSNVHPNTNLGYGPPTNTSVNPNMPAAFQSYITNPMYQQRMDNTIHVDIRRMQQQQQQQQQQIHINHAQQVPQYEPAGDWQTVNVLRLGRPHMGVIQKNTVSKRQVNSPTHSKQASCTNCHNKSTTENVTKPKSPVKVLQRELSSSGDRQDNTNYYVITDNSKTMRREKVYTEEIRNLRPTNDVTRDNEGKKFNECSSSIESNDTSKKSNDSYTSLSTSNTRKTINSNENNQDNGKQQQDTKDFDLPTVSQMIADQNFSSRCRIIVGRIKHKDNNVDNNRTIWPRFASDQKNDSPKRSQTNVNSIINPGMSNNEETSSIKKKTTNGQQPKGKNAKAYCENDDIQQGYTILKKTETIVQDDVINDIAQISIQDCKDGTEVISPVLS, from the exons ATGACGGAAGGCAGTGCTACAAGAATGAAGAGAAATGGGGCTAGGATCTTCAAAAATCCTCCGCAGCCTCACATGTGTATACGAGATTTTATACAG GGAACAACAGGACCTTGTTATGTTAATGTACTATCCTGGGATAGAATCGCAATGCCATGTAGACCTTCCCAACCTGTGCCACTTTGGGGAGGTATGAGAATACCATCTCCACGTACAAAAGCAGAAGCTGTGGTTTTTGCTGTAATGGCTAATCCAGAGGTGCTACGTATTAACGGGAAGAATGCAGAAGATCCAGAA AAACGTTCGTCCCTAATAGAACTCATGCTGGATTTCGTAGAGGCAATGAACGtaggattaatatttttgaggCGGTACACGATTTTAAAAGATCGTGATATAACCGGTGAATTGAAGGAGGTATGGAATGCGGTTCAGGCTCGGCGGGACCGAGAACAACCACCTCCTCAACAAGAGACTTGGATTGACGCACAACCACCTGTACCACAGTATCCTCAATATCAAGATCAACAACAGCAAACCCAAAAGCAACAACAAGATTATACTTCACAGCAGCAACAACCACCACAATATCATTCTAGTATTGCATATGGTAGAGCAATAAGTAGCGATAATATGCATTACGATGGTTATGGTTATCAATCGCAAAAGTCTGTCATTCCACCGAACGATCAGATGTACCAATCGAGCCAAATAGTATCCCAACAATATGGTAACGTAACGCGAATAGCGCAAGATCGTTACAATTATAGAGAACGTGGTAGAGACACTCTCGTACAGAATATTCCACAACAGAGTTGTCCAGCTTATCCAGCGCCACAGTATCAATTTCAACAATTACCTAGGCAAATGATGCCACAGTACGTAAACTCTAATGTACATCCAAACACTAATTTAGGATATGGTCCACCAACGAACACCAGTGTCAATCCAAATATGCCAGCTGCGTTTCAATCGTATATAACTAATCCGATGTATCAACAACGAATGGACAATACGATACACGTCGATATTCGTAGAatgcaacagcaacaacaacaacaacaacaacaaatacACATAAATCATGCGCAACAAGTGCCTCAGTATGAACCAGCGGGAGATTGGCAGACCGTCAACGTATTAAGACTGGGTAGACCGCACATGGGCGTTATTCAAAAGAACACCGTAAGTAAGAGACAAGTGAATTCACCAACTCACAGCAAACAGGCCTCCTGCACGAATTGCCATAACAAATCTACGACTGAGAACGTTACGAAACCGAAGAGTCCGGTTAAGGTATTACAACGGGAATTGTCATCGTCAGGAGATCGACAGGATAATACGAATTATTACGTGATAACGGATAATAGTAAAACAATGAGAAGGGAAAAGGTATACACCGAGGAAATAAGAAACTTGCGACCGACGAACGACGTTACCAGGGacaatgaaggaaagaaatttaacgAATGTTCTTCGAGCATCGAATCAAACGATACGTCCAAAAAATCTAACGACAGTTATACCTCTTTATCAACATCGAATACAcgaaaaacaattaattccAACGAAAACAATCAGGATAATGGGAAACAACAACAGGATACGAAGGACTTTGATCTACCAACTGTTAGTCAAATGATAGCCGATCAAAATTTTAGTTCAAGATGTCGAATAATAGTTGGAAGAATTAAGCATAAGGATAACAACGTTGATAACAACAGAACGATATGGCCTCGTTTTGCCTCCGATCAAAAGAATGATAGTCCTAAACGATCGCAAACAAACGTTAACAGTATCATTAATCCAGGTATGTCGAATAACGAGGAGACATCTTCGATTAAGAAAAAGACTACCAATGGTCAACAGCCGAAGGGCAAAAATGCCAAAGCATATTGTGAAAACGATGATATTCAACAGGgatatacgatattaaaaaaaaccgAGACAATTGTTCAAGATgatgttattaacgatattgcTCAAATATCTATTCAAGACTGTAAAGACGGCACCGAGGTTATCAGTCCTGTGCTATCGTGA